The region ATCTAGAAACCAACACTTGAAATGTGGTTTTCGGGCCTATATGACATGACCGATTAATAAAAATACTCTAACACTCAACCTTTGTCATATATTCCATATGTCATATATTCCATACATCACAATAGATAGATATCATATTCATGGAATACGATTCACTTTCAAGATGCCTCCATTCAACAATGTTGGATATGTATTTTCAATTAatgtttgatatttttttctatCAATACTAGTAAAGTATGAGTTTCACAATAATAAAGTACATAATGGGGCCTCAACACCCTTCCCTTCCTCCACCACCTCTTCTCCATCACCCTCTCTCCCCTCAACATCCTCGCCCTTTGCCACAATCACCACCACCGGATCTTCTCGAAAATGGAACCTAGTTCTATATAACTAAACTCCTTCTTGGTAAGATCACAACGCCTTCAACTTCTTCTAAAAGCTCATCGTCTACGTGCTTGTCTCCATCGCTAATGATGACCCTGCGAGGCAACTCACTGAGGTGCAACAGCCACAGAGAACCTCGATCAATAGGGGATAACGACGACATAAGCAACTCTGAATAGATTCACGAAGCGCACATCGATTTTGAGCTTctcctttgtttttgttttctaacACCTCATTATCCGCCTCACCGCCTACCTTCCGAATCATCGCTGCAACAATCATCCCTCGTTCCAACATACATCGTAGCATTTGTTGTTTCTCTTCCATATTGGGATTAAGATCTATGGGTTATTTTATTTGAGAACTTTCCCACTGTTGGGGTTTTTTTGTCATGAAAATGGGAACGATGTGAAACAAGTTCAAGAGAAGTGGACATGGGTGAGGGCATGACTCCTCCTCCAAGCAAACAACGACATTGAGATGGAGAATGACGATTCTACCGGACAAATTAgaataaaaagttaaaattaattataacatGGCAAATCAACGAATTCTAATCATTTACATTACtttttcactttaaaaaaaaatacattactTTTTCAGTGTTCAGAAAAAATTTCGTATGTATATTAgtgcataataataattttttacttcAGAAAATAACAATTCATTTACCcttaagataaataaaaaatgataaaaaaagtcATTGAAAAAGAACACATTAGGGGTATCGCTGTTACGACTTACGAATTACACGATCGATCAAATACAAGAGAAGGAGTTGGAGTTGAAGGGTTTTGCGTTCTAAAACATGGCTTCGTCGACGGTAAAGAGCGGCGGCGCCGGTGGCGGCGTCGGTTTGGAGAGGATGAGCGTGGAACAGTTGAAGGCGGTGAAGGAACAAGCGGATCTGGAGGTTAACCTTCTCCAAGACAGTCTCTCCAACATTCGCACCGCCACCACTCGTCTCGAGATCGCTTCTTCCGCTCTCAACGACCTCGCTCTCCGCCCTCGCGCCTCCAAAATGCTCGTCCCTCTCACTGCCTCTCTCTACGTTCCCGGCACTCTCGACGATTCTCAGCACCTCCTCGTCGATGTTGGAACCGGCTACTTCATCGAGGTATAATCAACTTCTTTCATCTGCTTAGATCTGATTCATGCTGCTACTGCATTCAATTCACAATGATTTCCATCACTAACTACTCATTATATTGTTGATGACAAAATCAGAAAACGATGGATGAAGGAAAAGATTACTGTGAGCGTAAAATCAATTTGCTCAAATCAAACTTCGATCAACTCGTTGAGGTTAGTTTCTTGTTACAAATCTTCTAGATTGTGATACTGAGTGATATATATGTATATGCACACTGATTGTTCTGTTCTATGCCAAATTGATGCTGGCTTTTCTTTTCAATTATCACTCCTTACAATAGATTAAGGCcaagtttggaagagcttatttgagtttatctgatagcataagcgcttatgttagtgtttgggagagcttatgcaaacagtttatcataagctactcaggatagcttatgaaaaagagcttatgcttatatatagcttattttcagttcatttcaataaattttttaaaatagcttatgaataagcgtcATGAgtgcttatgaccataagcgcctaattaagttgttttcccaAACGGGACCTAACTGTTGTTTTGGTCTGAGGgttgtaattttttaattttgtgctATTTTTGGTTATCATGTTGTGGATAGTGATTGATCAAATTATACTTTTTGAAATAGAATTTTTTTAGCTCCTAATTGGTATTCTGGTTGTTGAATGGGCTGAAGTGAACAATATTTGTGCTTTTATTTGGACTGAGTTACCTTTTCAATGAATTTGTGTTTTAGAAGAATGTACATGTTGCATTTTGTTTGATTCAAAAGAAAGATGAATTTGTACAATTTGCAATGCAGGTTGCatcgaaaaagaaaaatgtggcGGATGAAGTTGGGATGCTTTTACAAGCAAAACTGAAGCAGTTAGCATCTTCATCCTAAGATTAGCTGGTATAGAATTCAATTACTTTCTTTCAGTGCATTGTACCATAGAAAACTATAAGTAACCAGTGGTGTTGTAGTTGGTGATGTTATCTTTTGGTTAAACCTTATTTGAAAAGCTCCCCTTTTGTTGGATAGCTAAAGAATATAGTTTGGAACTATTGGAGCTGTGTTTACCATTTAGAAAATCTAGTCAGACAAtgataattgaaaaaaaaaaaaaggcttctCAGGTAGTCTTTCTATTACTAGGGTGGCATTTGGTGACCAGAAAGAACAAGAatgagttttattttatatttggtGCATGTTACTAGCAGAACAGAAGATGGCATAAAGGGAAAAAGTGGTGCATTTTATTTCTACTGAACATAGTGGAATCAAACAAAACTGAACAGAAAGTTTTATTTTGTTGTGTCAAAACACTACCAAATCTTTAATTAGAGAAGACAGTTGAGCAGTCCTTGTTTTTTTCCAGCCTAACTATTTTAGGCATGTTCTCAATTCATCATAGTTGTTTCAGATTATTGTTTTAACATGGAGGGAAAAGAAAGATGTGCACCCCCTTCTCTTCCCTTTGGACTGCTGTAATAATCTGGAACAAGCAAATGAAGGGAGGTGCGTGAGAGTGCTTGGCTGGTGTTGTACTTGAGCATGAGGGCTACTGCAATGTTCTGGAACAAATTAATGAAGGAGATTACTTGACAGACCTTGATTGGTATTGTGCTCGAGCTTGTGAATTCTATTGTTTATCGAGACCTAGAGTAAACTTTAAGATGAGATTTTCTTTAATTGAATTACATAATTAttgaaattatatttaaattttatcgagtttttcagaataaaaaatTACGAAATTATAATCAGTGTTGTGTAGATAATAAAAACAAGTCATTCAACGAAACATCAATGATTTTTGGTAAGGTATGCATTTTGAAAAGTGAGTGTTCATATCAT is a window of Lotus japonicus ecotype B-129 chromosome 5, LjGifu_v1.2 DNA encoding:
- the LOC130717757 gene encoding prefoldin subunit 5, whose product is MASSTVKSGGAGGGVGLERMSVEQLKAVKEQADLEVNLLQDSLSNIRTATTRLEIASSALNDLALRPRASKMLVPLTASLYVPGTLDDSQHLLVDVGTGYFIEKTMDEGKDYCERKINLLKSNFDQLVEVASKKKNVADEVGMLLQAKLKQLASSS